In the Helianthus annuus cultivar XRQ/B chromosome 11, HanXRQr2.0-SUNRISE, whole genome shotgun sequence genome, one interval contains:
- the LOC110884084 gene encoding tropinone reductase-like 3 encodes MDKSKIGRRFEGKVAIVTASTQGIGFSIAHRLGLEGASVVISSRRQKNVDEAVKKLKAEGIEVFGLVCHVSNAQQRKNLIDQTVQKYGKIDVVVSNAAANPSVDAILQTQESALDKLWEINVKTSILLLQDASQHLTKGSSIVFISSISAFQPPAGLAMYGVTKTALLGLTKALATELAPHTRVNCVAPGFVPTHFASFITNNETIRKSLEEQTSLKRLGTTEDMAAATAFLASDDASYITGETIVVAGGAPSRL; translated from the exons atggACAAATCGAAGATCGGAAGACGATTCGAAGGCAAAGTTGCGATCGTTACAGCTTCAACTCAAGGTATAGGCTTCAGTATCGCTCACCGGTTAGGTTTAGAAGGTGCTTCAGTCGTTATCTCCTCTCGTCGACAG AAAAACGTTGATGAAGCAGTGAAGAAGCTCAAGGCAGAAGGAATTGAAGTGTTTGGTTTGGTATGCCATGTTTCTAATGCACAACAGAGAAAGAATCTCATTGATCAGACTGTTCAG AAATACGGGAAAATAGATGTAGTAGTGTCAAATGCTGCTGCTAATCCCTCAGTTGATGCCATTCTCCAAACGCAAGAATCCGCGCTTGACAAGCTTTGGGAGATCAATGTTAAAACCTCTATACTCCTGCTTCAG GATGCATCCCAGCACTTGACGAAAGGTTCATCGATCGTTTTCATATCCTCTATCAGTGCTTTCCAACCGCCAGCTGGCTTGGCCATGTATGGTGTCACAAAGACTGCTCTTCTCGGTCTTACCAAG GCTCTTGCAACCGAGTTGGCCCCACATACTCGTGTGAACTGTGTTGCACCCGGGTTTGTACCTACACACTTTGCTTCATTCATTACCAACAACGAGACCATT AGAAAGTCCCTAGAAGAACAGACATCGCTTAAAAGGCTTGGGACGACAGAAGACATGGCTGCAGCCACAGCTTTCTTGGCTTCTGATGATGCTTCTTATATAACCGGCGAGACAATTGTGGTTGCTGGTGGAGCCCCTTCAAGGTTATAA